In the Pseudomonas orientalis genome, one interval contains:
- the mltA gene encoding murein transglycosylase A produces the protein MNVYWKPWSRLAWALPMIALLAGCDMGQDAGKETAKEETAKPHAVATYVSAPWEALPSVSDSDLLAGFESWRSACQRLKADPVWGATCAAAAGVPGDAVAVRGFLKERLDVFGLRSADDTPNGLITGYYEPVYPGSLTETATAHVPVYGVPDDLIIVNLESIYPELKGKRLRGRLEGRVLKPYDDASTINGQGSTAKPIAWLTDPMDLQFLQIQGSGRIQLAGGRQLRVGYGDQNGYPYRPIGRWLIEQGELKKEDVSMGAISAWAKAHPQRIPELLASNPSYVFFSTRPDSNEGPRGSLNVPLTAGYSVAVDRKVIPLGSLLWLSTTKPDGSPIARPVAAQDTGGAITGEVRADLFWGTGEAAGELAGNMKQQGQIWMLWPKGTPLPHVPDAPAGT, from the coding sequence ATGAATGTCTATTGGAAACCCTGGAGCCGCCTGGCGTGGGCTCTACCGATGATCGCGCTGCTGGCCGGCTGCGACATGGGCCAGGATGCTGGCAAAGAGACTGCCAAAGAAGAAACGGCCAAACCCCATGCCGTCGCCACTTATGTGAGCGCGCCGTGGGAAGCGCTGCCGTCCGTTTCCGACAGCGACCTGCTGGCGGGTTTCGAATCCTGGCGCAGTGCCTGCCAGCGCCTCAAGGCCGACCCTGTCTGGGGAGCGACCTGCGCAGCGGCAGCCGGCGTACCGGGCGATGCCGTGGCGGTTCGCGGGTTTCTCAAGGAGCGCCTGGACGTATTCGGCCTGCGTTCGGCCGACGACACACCGAACGGCCTGATCACCGGCTACTACGAGCCGGTCTACCCCGGCAGCCTGACCGAAACCGCCACCGCCCACGTGCCGGTGTACGGCGTGCCGGATGACCTGATTATCGTCAACCTGGAAAGCATTTATCCGGAACTCAAGGGCAAACGCCTGCGCGGACGCCTGGAGGGCCGCGTGCTCAAGCCGTATGACGATGCCAGCACCATCAATGGCCAGGGCTCGACTGCCAAACCGATAGCCTGGCTGACCGATCCGATGGACCTGCAGTTCCTGCAGATCCAGGGCTCCGGGCGTATTCAACTGGCCGGCGGGCGTCAACTGCGGGTGGGTTATGGCGACCAGAACGGTTATCCCTACCGCCCTATCGGCCGCTGGCTGATCGAGCAAGGCGAGCTGAAAAAAGAAGACGTGAGCATGGGTGCCATCAGCGCGTGGGCCAAGGCACACCCCCAGCGCATTCCCGAACTGCTGGCGAGCAACCCCAGCTATGTGTTCTTCAGCACCCGCCCCGACAGCAATGAAGGGCCGCGCGGCTCGCTGAACGTGCCGCTGACCGCAGGATACAGCGTGGCGGTGGACCGCAAGGTGATTCCGCTGGGGAGTTTGTTGTGGCTATCGACCACAAAACCCGACGGTTCGCCGATCGCCAGACCCGTCGCCGCCCAGGACACCGGCGGCGCCATCACCGGAGAAGTACGCGCAGATTTGTTCTGGGGCACAGGCGAAGCAGCAGGCGAGTTGGCGGGAAACATGAAGCAGCAAGGACAGATCTGGATGCTGTGGCCCAAAGGTACGCCACTGCCGCACGTGCCGGATGCACCCGCTGGCACCTGA
- a CDS encoding patatin-like phospholipase family protein produces MKVFGSSAQIQHSLDKKVRPADTSGAKTPLLEGVGERNVTLLRDDLGRVEVILSAPPATSLVLSGGGAKGIAFSGVVQALEQAGKLQGIQLACGSSAGAISAALIASGMGAVAFDKLSDSIDLPSLLNSQDAVKAWIQNATTTVGKLFGYLPSPVGNVSQLLVTLLPRLQTEACPLEEMIRNESRRSLLAHIAQSPRETRPAEVMNIADKLSAGSAPTFRDLEVLNRHIPAIKQLSITGTGMFAARPQLVVFNASLTPQMDIARAAHISGSLPVVFKSPVEQGHGFQVSGEITAFKDGGLLLNTPAPGVVQRSYPDSPLNKPEALIVKFEPSASEIPARSGSFLSSVADRIIGVAHSAAEAFQEKKLEAFADQIVTLPLKTEQGDFRGLIKGTVNFTMQDGQKQHLQAKARQEVEAHLERRATALEHHAFQSLHEAVLAMDDQLFASVQPGLQKDPAAVEALAFRSTAQQVFQALDDAITEANQSQDALALTPGILSGLRNLDALAQRPEQVDWLARRLNVASRRNFQQLLQVVAKQIASGTPAVSKVIGSAVAEMGVRDIAMKADNFTREVIYPSLFRPGQPEANVELLHRTAQDLAWVATPTEFNRVLDTLRDRYKARNKPWDKASGSTTMQMTKAWRIPV; encoded by the coding sequence ATGAAAGTGTTCGGTTCAAGTGCCCAGATTCAGCACTCATTGGATAAAAAGGTTCGCCCTGCGGACACGTCCGGCGCGAAGACGCCTCTGTTGGAGGGGGTGGGCGAGCGCAACGTGACGCTTCTGCGCGATGACCTGGGGCGAGTGGAAGTGATTTTGTCGGCTCCTCCCGCCACGAGCCTGGTGCTCAGCGGCGGAGGGGCCAAGGGCATCGCTTTTTCGGGGGTGGTGCAGGCCCTTGAGCAGGCGGGAAAGCTGCAAGGTATTCAATTGGCGTGTGGCTCATCCGCCGGCGCGATTTCGGCGGCGTTGATTGCCAGTGGCATGGGGGCGGTAGCATTCGATAAGTTGTCCGATAGCATTGACCTGCCCAGCCTGCTCAATAGCCAGGATGCCGTGAAGGCTTGGATACAGAATGCCACTACCACAGTCGGCAAACTCTTCGGCTACTTACCCAGCCCCGTCGGCAATGTGTCTCAGCTGTTGGTGACATTGTTGCCGCGCCTGCAAACTGAAGCCTGTCCTCTCGAGGAAATGATTCGAAATGAGTCGCGCCGGTCGCTGCTTGCGCATATCGCGCAAAGCCCTCGGGAAACCCGGCCCGCTGAAGTGATGAATATTGCCGATAAACTGAGTGCCGGCAGCGCACCGACGTTCCGTGACCTTGAGGTGTTGAACCGGCACATCCCCGCGATCAAGCAACTGAGCATCACCGGCACCGGTATGTTTGCCGCCCGCCCGCAGTTGGTGGTGTTCAATGCCAGTTTGACCCCGCAGATGGACATTGCGCGGGCGGCCCATATTTCCGGTTCCTTGCCGGTGGTGTTCAAAAGCCCCGTGGAACAGGGTCATGGCTTCCAGGTGTCGGGTGAAATTACCGCGTTCAAGGACGGCGGCTTGTTGCTCAATACCCCGGCACCGGGTGTGGTGCAGAGGTCATATCCTGATAGTCCCTTGAACAAGCCTGAAGCCTTGATCGTCAAGTTTGAGCCCAGCGCCAGCGAGATACCGGCGCGAAGTGGCAGCTTTCTCAGCAGCGTGGCTGATCGCATCATCGGTGTTGCGCATTCGGCCGCTGAAGCTTTCCAGGAGAAAAAGCTCGAAGCGTTTGCCGATCAAATCGTCACCTTGCCCCTCAAGACCGAACAAGGTGATTTTCGCGGCCTGATCAAAGGTACAGTCAACTTCACGATGCAGGACGGGCAAAAACAACACTTGCAGGCCAAGGCGCGTCAGGAGGTGGAAGCGCATTTGGAGCGTCGCGCCACGGCACTTGAGCACCACGCGTTCCAGTCACTGCATGAGGCCGTTCTGGCCATGGATGATCAACTGTTCGCCAGCGTACAGCCGGGGTTGCAAAAAGACCCGGCCGCTGTGGAGGCGCTGGCGTTCAGGAGCACCGCGCAGCAGGTGTTCCAAGCCCTGGATGATGCGATTACCGAAGCGAATCAGTCACAGGACGCGCTGGCACTTACACCTGGTATTTTATCGGGCCTGCGTAACCTGGACGCCTTGGCTCAACGGCCTGAGCAGGTCGACTGGTTGGCGCGGCGTCTCAATGTTGCAAGCCGGCGCAACTTTCAGCAATTGCTGCAAGTGGTGGCCAAGCAGATCGCCAGCGGTACACCTGCGGTGTCCAAGGTCATCGGCAGCGCGGTCGCCGAGATGGGCGTGCGCGATATTGCGATGAAAGCAGATAATTTCACGCGGGAGGTGATCTACCCTTCGTTGTTTCGGCCTGGTCAACCTGAGGCCAATGTCGAACTGCTGCATCGTACGGCGCAAGACTTGGCGTGGGTTGCCACGCCCACCGAGTTCAATCGGGTGCTCGACACCCTCCGCGACCGTTACAAGGCGCGTAATAAACCCTGGGATAAGGCGTCGGGTTCGACCACGATGCAAATGACCAAGGCCTGGAGGATTCCGGTTTAG
- a CDS encoding MAPEG family protein, with amino-acid sequence MTVAFWCVLIAIFLPYLCTGVAKFSGGKFGPRHNHDPRAFLDTVEGVAKRAHNAQLNSFEVTPAFAAAVIIAHLAGTAELVTINVLAVLFITSRLLYIICYLADWAMLRSLVWVVGMALIASFFFVSI; translated from the coding sequence ATGACAGTGGCTTTCTGGTGTGTGTTGATTGCAATCTTCCTGCCGTACCTGTGTACCGGAGTGGCCAAGTTCAGCGGAGGCAAGTTCGGGCCGCGGCATAACCATGACCCGCGTGCGTTCCTGGATACAGTCGAAGGCGTTGCCAAGCGTGCCCACAATGCGCAGCTCAACAGCTTTGAAGTCACCCCGGCCTTTGCGGCTGCGGTGATTATCGCCCACTTGGCCGGTACGGCCGAGCTGGTGACCATCAATGTGCTGGCGGTGCTGTTCATCACCAGCCGCCTGCTGTACATCATCTGCTACCTGGCGGACTGGGCGATGTTGCGTTCGCTGGTGTGGGTTGTGGGGATGGCGCTGATTGCGAGTTTCTTCTTTGTCTCGATCTGA
- a CDS encoding DUF1090 domain-containing protein, translating into MKFLAPLALLTFASFMTTPLLAADEASQLTGCAAKRQAISTQIEQAKAHGNGAQQAGLEKALSEVTANCTDASLKKERENKVLDAKHEVSRRQADLDKAMKKGDADKINKRKDKLAESRKELQEAVEELDQ; encoded by the coding sequence ATGAAATTTCTTGCCCCTCTTGCGTTACTCACCTTCGCAAGCTTCATGACCACGCCGTTGCTGGCCGCCGATGAAGCCTCCCAACTGACAGGCTGCGCCGCCAAGCGCCAAGCCATCAGCACCCAGATCGAACAGGCCAAGGCCCATGGCAACGGTGCTCAGCAGGCCGGCCTGGAAAAAGCCTTGAGCGAAGTCACCGCCAATTGCACTGACGCATCGCTGAAGAAAGAACGCGAAAACAAGGTGCTCGATGCCAAGCACGAAGTCAGCCGCCGTCAGGCCGACCTCGACAAGGCCATGAAAAAAGGCGATGCGGACAAGATCAACAAGCGCAAGGACAAGCTCGCCGAATCGCGCAAGGAGCTGCAGGAAGCGGTGGAAGAACTCGACCAGTAA
- a CDS encoding substrate-binding periplasmic protein produces MPVILKLLIAALLTCLSLAAHGEKLRIVTEPWAPYVYDDNGSMRGLDYETTVIVFQRLGVDVQWQFLPWKRCLAMLEQGHADGALDIFHSHERDALLLYPSEPLSQVEFVLFYANERPHPAETLDDLRGLTVGVSPGYLYGETFSASDAFAREPAPSHEANFGKLMLGRVDMVVTDRRVGQHVIKQLGLEDKVSQAPVVVSRQPQFLAVRRGAGMDLLVQRFAAELRRFKQEPAYAALSAKYGGIPAQTTPINADDYTVEQQESSAQ; encoded by the coding sequence ATGCCTGTCATTTTGAAGTTGCTGATTGCTGCGCTATTGACTTGCCTGAGCCTGGCCGCTCATGGCGAGAAACTGCGCATTGTCACCGAACCATGGGCGCCCTACGTCTACGACGACAACGGCAGCATGCGTGGCCTGGACTATGAAACCACAGTGATCGTGTTCCAGCGCCTCGGTGTGGATGTGCAATGGCAATTCCTGCCGTGGAAGCGCTGCCTGGCCATGCTTGAACAAGGCCACGCCGACGGCGCACTGGACATTTTCCACAGCCACGAGCGCGACGCCTTGCTGCTTTACCCCAGCGAACCCTTGTCGCAAGTCGAGTTCGTGCTGTTCTACGCCAACGAACGTCCCCACCCCGCCGAAACCCTCGACGATCTGCGCGGCCTGACCGTGGGCGTCTCGCCCGGCTACTTGTATGGCGAAACGTTCAGTGCGTCCGATGCCTTCGCCCGTGAGCCCGCTCCCAGCCACGAGGCCAACTTCGGCAAGCTCATGCTGGGGCGCGTCGACATGGTGGTCACTGATCGACGCGTGGGCCAGCATGTGATCAAACAGTTGGGCCTGGAAGACAAGGTCAGCCAGGCGCCGGTGGTGGTCAGCCGCCAGCCGCAGTTTCTCGCCGTACGCCGTGGCGCGGGCATGGATTTGCTGGTCCAGCGCTTCGCCGCCGAGCTCAGGCGCTTCAAGCAAGAGCCGGCCTATGCGGCATTGAGCGCCAAATATGGCGGTATCCCGGCGCAAACGACCCCGATCAACGCGGACGATTACACCGTTGAGCAGCAGGAAAGCAGCGCGCAGTGA
- a CDS encoding cation:proton antiporter: protein MLELVAAFICLTTLLTYVNFRFIGLPPTIGVMVTALLFSLILQGLSFIGYPGLEERIQQLIGQIDFGDLLMNWMLSFLLFAGALHVNLSDLRSYRWPIGLLATFGVLIATVVIGSLAYYIFALFGWHVSFLYCLLFGALISPTDPIAVLGVLRTANASKPLKTTIVGESLFNDGTAVVVFTVLLGIAQLGETPTVGATAMLFAHEAIGGVVFGGLIGYLVYLMIKSIEQHQIEVMLTLALVIGGSAMATELHVSAPIAMVVAGLIIGNLGRKLAMNDMTRRYLDGFWELLDDMLNALLFALIGMELLLLPFNWLHVLAASLLAVAILLSRLLTVAPAILLLRRWRTVPRGTIRILTWGGLRGGVSVALALALPLGPERDLLLSITYIVVLSSILLQGLSIGKLVKRVTQGEPQATAEERH from the coding sequence ATGCTTGAACTTGTTGCCGCCTTCATCTGCCTCACCACCCTGCTCACCTATGTGAATTTCCGCTTTATCGGCCTGCCGCCGACCATCGGCGTGATGGTCACCGCGCTGCTGTTTTCGCTGATCCTGCAAGGCCTCAGTTTTATCGGCTACCCCGGCCTGGAAGAACGTATCCAGCAGCTGATCGGCCAGATCGACTTCGGCGACTTGCTGATGAACTGGATGCTCTCGTTCCTGCTGTTCGCCGGCGCGCTGCACGTCAACTTGAGCGACCTGCGCAGCTACCGCTGGCCCATCGGCCTGTTGGCGACCTTTGGCGTATTGATCGCCACCGTGGTGATCGGCAGCCTGGCGTACTACATCTTCGCCCTGTTCGGCTGGCACGTGAGCTTCCTGTATTGCCTGCTGTTCGGCGCGCTGATCTCGCCCACCGACCCGATTGCGGTGCTGGGCGTGCTGCGTACCGCCAACGCTTCGAAACCGCTGAAAACCACTATCGTCGGCGAATCGCTGTTCAACGACGGCACGGCGGTGGTGGTGTTTACCGTCCTGCTGGGTATCGCGCAGTTGGGTGAAACACCGACTGTAGGCGCCACCGCAATGCTGTTCGCCCATGAGGCGATTGGCGGCGTGGTATTCGGCGGGCTGATCGGTTACCTGGTGTACCTGATGATCAAGAGCATCGAGCAGCACCAGATCGAAGTCATGCTGACCCTGGCGCTGGTGATCGGCGGCTCGGCGATGGCCACCGAACTGCATGTCTCCGCGCCGATTGCGATGGTGGTGGCCGGACTGATCATCGGCAACCTGGGGCGCAAGCTGGCGATGAACGACATGACCCGGCGCTATCTGGACGGTTTCTGGGAATTGCTCGACGACATGCTCAACGCCCTGCTGTTTGCATTGATTGGCATGGAACTGCTGCTATTGCCGTTCAACTGGCTGCACGTATTGGCGGCCAGCTTGCTGGCGGTGGCGATCCTGCTGTCACGCCTGCTGACCGTGGCCCCGGCGATCCTCCTGCTGCGGCGCTGGCGCACGGTACCGCGCGGCACTATCCGCATCCTCACCTGGGGCGGGTTGCGCGGCGGCGTCTCGGTGGCACTGGCGCTGGCATTGCCACTGGGCCCGGAACGCGACCTGTTGCTGAGCATCACCTATATCGTGGTGCTGTCGTCGATCCTGCTCCAGGGCCTGAGCATTGGCAAACTGGTCAAGCGCGTGACCCAGGGTGAACCCCAGGCCACGGCCGAAGAACGTCACTGA
- a CDS encoding c-type cytochrome, protein MTFKHMTVAVLACLALSACGGVDPNSPLGQRKAIFKQMLKTSEDLGGMLRGRIPFDGARFADGAVKLDALSHQPWQHFPQVREADHTSARDEVWQKQAQFQQLARDLEAATGELVIASQVQPYKASRLQPAVQKVEDACSACHKQFRDH, encoded by the coding sequence ATGACTTTTAAACATATGACGGTTGCAGTGCTGGCCTGCCTGGCCTTGTCTGCCTGCGGCGGTGTTGACCCCAACTCGCCCTTGGGCCAGCGCAAGGCGATTTTCAAGCAGATGCTCAAGACCAGCGAAGACCTGGGCGGCATGTTGCGCGGGCGTATCCCGTTCGACGGCGCCCGGTTCGCCGACGGTGCGGTCAAGCTGGACGCGTTGTCCCATCAACCCTGGCAGCACTTCCCGCAGGTGCGTGAAGCGGACCACACCAGTGCCAGGGACGAAGTGTGGCAAAAGCAGGCGCAATTCCAGCAACTGGCCCGCGACCTTGAGGCGGCCACCGGTGAATTGGTGATCGCCAGCCAGGTCCAGCCCTATAAGGCCAGTCGTCTTCAACCTGCGGTGCAGAAAGTCGAAGATGCCTGCAGCGCTTGCCATAAGCAGTTCCGGGATCATTGA
- a CDS encoding acyl-CoA thioesterase: MNFHTRKWVKPEDLNPNGTLFGGSLLRWIDEEAAIYAIVQLGNQRVVTKYISEINFVSASRQGDIIELGITATEFGRTSITLTCEVRNKITRKSILTVEKMVFVNLGEDGLPAPHGRTEIKYVKDQFKDDSLSE, translated from the coding sequence ATGAACTTCCACACCCGCAAATGGGTAAAACCCGAAGACCTCAACCCCAACGGCACCCTGTTCGGCGGCAGCCTGCTGCGCTGGATCGACGAAGAAGCGGCGATCTACGCGATCGTACAGTTGGGCAATCAGCGCGTGGTGACCAAGTACATTTCCGAAATCAACTTCGTCAGCGCCTCGCGCCAGGGCGACATCATCGAGCTGGGCATCACCGCCACCGAGTTCGGTCGAACCTCCATCACCCTCACCTGTGAAGTGCGCAACAAGATCACTCGCAAGAGCATCCTGACCGTAGAGAAAATGGTCTTCGTCAACCTAGGTGAGGATGGCCTGCCGGCGCCCCATGGCCGCACCGAAATAAAATACGTGAAGGATCAGTTCAAGGACGACAGTCTCAGTGAGTGA
- the metF gene encoding methylenetetrahydrofolate reductase [NAD(P)H]: MSQDRRYSFEFFPTKTDAGHEKLMATAKVLASYNPDFFSCTYGAGGSTRDRTINTVLQLESEVKVPAAPHLSCVGDSKADLRGLLTQYKAAGIQRIVALRGDLPSGMGMASGELRYANDLVSFIREESGDHFHIEVAAYPEMHPQARNFEHDLQNFVRKANAGADSAITQYFFNADSYFYFVERVQAMGVNIPIVPGIMPITNYSKLARFSDACGAEIPRWVRKQLEAYGDDVKSIQAFGEQVITEMCEQLLQGGAPGLHFYTLNQAEPSLAVWNNLKLPR; this comes from the coding sequence ATGTCCCAAGACCGTCGCTACAGCTTCGAGTTCTTCCCGACCAAAACCGATGCTGGGCATGAAAAACTGATGGCCACCGCCAAGGTGCTGGCCAGCTACAACCCCGACTTCTTCTCCTGCACCTACGGCGCAGGCGGTTCGACCCGTGACCGCACGATCAATACCGTGCTGCAGCTGGAAAGTGAAGTCAAAGTTCCCGCCGCTCCGCACTTGTCGTGCGTGGGCGACAGCAAAGCCGACCTGCGCGGCCTGTTGACCCAATACAAGGCCGCCGGCATCCAGCGCATCGTTGCCCTGCGTGGCGACCTGCCGTCCGGCATGGGCATGGCCAGCGGCGAGCTGCGCTACGCCAACGACCTGGTGAGCTTCATCCGCGAAGAAAGCGGCGATCACTTCCACATCGAAGTGGCGGCTTATCCGGAAATGCACCCTCAGGCGCGCAATTTCGAACACGATCTCCAGAACTTCGTGCGCAAGGCCAATGCCGGCGCCGACAGTGCGATCACCCAGTACTTCTTCAACGCCGACAGCTACTTCTATTTTGTCGAGCGTGTACAGGCCATGGGCGTGAACATCCCGATCGTGCCGGGCATCATGCCGATCACCAACTACAGCAAGCTGGCGCGCTTCTCCGACGCCTGCGGCGCCGAGATTCCACGCTGGGTGCGCAAGCAGCTGGAAGCGTATGGCGACGATGTCAAAAGCATCCAGGCGTTCGGTGAGCAGGTTATTACCGAGATGTGTGAGCAATTGTTGCAAGGTGGCGCGCCAGGGTTGCACTTCTATACCCTGAACCAGGCTGAACCCAGCCTTGCCGTCTGGAACAACCTCAAGCTGCCGCGCTAA
- the ahcY gene encoding adenosylhomocysteinase yields MSAVITPADFTDYKVADMSLAAWGRRETFIAESEMPALMGLRRKYAAEQPLKGAKILGCIHMTIQTAVLIETLVALGAEVRWSSCNIFSTQDQAAAAIAAAGIPVFAWKGETEEEYEWCLEQTILKDGAPWDANMILDDGGDLTELLHKKYPQILDRVHGVTEETTTGVHRLLDMLAKGELKIPAINVNDSVTKSKNDNKYGCRHSLNDAIKRGTDHLLSGKQALVIGYGDVGKGSSQSLRQEGMIVKVSEVDPICAMQACMDGFEVVSPFIDGINDGTEASIDKALLGKIDLIVTTTGNVNVCDANMLKALKKRAVVCNIGHFDNEIDTAFMRKHWAWEEVKPQVHKVHRTGSGAFDPQNDDYLILLAEGRLVNLGNATGHPSRIMDGSFANQVLAQIFLFQQKYADLSPAQKAERLTVEVLPKKLDEEVALEMVRGFGGVVTQLTKTQADYIGVTVEGPFKPHAYRY; encoded by the coding sequence ATGAGCGCTGTAATTACGCCTGCAGATTTCACCGACTACAAAGTCGCCGATATGTCCCTCGCTGCCTGGGGCCGTCGCGAAACCTTTATCGCCGAATCCGAAATGCCAGCCCTGATGGGCCTGCGCCGCAAGTACGCCGCTGAGCAGCCGCTCAAGGGCGCGAAGATTCTCGGCTGCATCCACATGACCATCCAGACCGCCGTACTGATCGAAACCCTGGTTGCCTTGGGTGCCGAAGTGCGTTGGTCGTCATGCAACATCTTCTCGACTCAGGACCAGGCCGCCGCCGCTATCGCCGCCGCCGGTATCCCGGTATTCGCCTGGAAAGGCGAGACCGAAGAAGAGTACGAGTGGTGCCTGGAGCAAACCATCCTCAAGGATGGCGCGCCATGGGATGCCAACATGATCCTCGACGACGGCGGCGACCTGACCGAGCTGCTGCACAAGAAATACCCGCAGATCCTCGACCGCGTCCACGGCGTGACCGAAGAAACCACCACCGGCGTACACCGCCTGCTGGACATGCTGGCCAAGGGCGAGCTGAAAATCCCGGCCATCAACGTCAACGACTCGGTGACCAAGAGCAAGAACGACAACAAGTACGGCTGCCGTCACAGCCTGAACGATGCCATCAAGCGCGGCACCGACCACCTGCTGTCGGGCAAGCAAGCCCTGGTGATCGGCTACGGCGACGTGGGCAAGGGTTCGTCCCAGTCCCTGCGCCAGGAAGGCATGATCGTCAAGGTGTCCGAAGTTGACCCGATCTGCGCCATGCAAGCCTGCATGGACGGTTTCGAAGTGGTGTCGCCGTTCATCGACGGCATCAACGACGGCACCGAAGCAAGCATCGACAAGGCCCTGCTGGGCAAGATCGACCTGATCGTCACCACTACCGGTAACGTGAATGTCTGCGATGCGAACATGCTCAAGGCCCTGAAGAAACGCGCCGTGGTCTGCAACATCGGTCACTTCGATAACGAAATCGACACCGCGTTCATGCGCAAGCACTGGGCATGGGAAGAAGTGAAGCCACAGGTACACAAGGTTCACCGTACCGGTAGCGGCGCGTTCGACCCACAGAACGACGACTACCTGATCCTGCTGGCCGAAGGCCGCCTGGTTAACCTGGGTAACGCTACCGGCCACCCAAGCCGCATCATGGACGGCTCGTTCGCCAACCAGGTGCTGGCGCAGATCTTCCTGTTCCAGCAGAAGTACGCCGACCTGTCGCCGGCCCAGAAAGCCGAGCGCCTGACCGTGGAAGTACTGCCCAAGAAACTCGACGAAGAAGTGGCCCTGGAAATGGTCCGCGGCTTCGGCGGCGTGGTGACCCAACTGACCAAGACCCAGGCCGACTACATCGGCGTGACCGTTGAAGGTCCGTTCAAGCCGCACGCTTACCGCTACTGA
- a CDS encoding formate/nitrite transporter family protein — MATEEAGKTPNLSQEEQQDVDKNQPPRAAVLHEIIRTQGDQELERSVAALWWSALAAGLTMGLSLMAMGLLNSRLPDGEAFKVIASFGYCAGFLAVILARQQLFTENTLTAVLPVMSKPTLANAGRLLRLWTVVLVGNLCGTLLVAYVMLHLPIFDSKTDMAFLEIGRKIMENDAGQMFAKGIVSGWMIATMVWMIPSMESAKMWIIILITYLMALGDFTHIVVGSAEVSYLVFAGELSWHDFWLVFAGPTLAGNIIGGSFIFALISHAQIRSEGSLPGKKAADPRHPQQVSKDQ; from the coding sequence ATGGCCACCGAAGAAGCAGGCAAAACCCCCAACCTGTCGCAGGAAGAGCAGCAGGACGTAGACAAAAACCAGCCGCCCCGCGCCGCGGTGCTGCATGAAATCATTCGTACCCAGGGCGACCAGGAGCTGGAGCGCAGCGTCGCCGCGTTGTGGTGGTCTGCACTGGCTGCCGGGCTGACCATGGGCTTGTCCCTCATGGCCATGGGGCTGCTCAACTCGCGCCTGCCGGACGGCGAAGCATTCAAGGTCATTGCCAGCTTTGGCTATTGCGCCGGTTTCCTCGCGGTAATCCTCGCGCGCCAGCAACTGTTTACCGAAAACACCCTCACCGCCGTGTTGCCTGTGATGAGCAAGCCGACCCTGGCCAATGCCGGGCGCCTGTTGCGACTGTGGACGGTGGTGCTGGTGGGCAACCTGTGTGGCACCTTGCTGGTGGCCTACGTGATGCTGCACCTGCCGATATTCGACAGCAAGACCGACATGGCCTTCCTTGAAATCGGGCGCAAGATCATGGAAAACGATGCGGGCCAGATGTTCGCCAAAGGCATTGTCTCCGGCTGGATGATCGCCACCATGGTGTGGATGATCCCGTCGATGGAGAGCGCCAAGATGTGGATCATCATCCTGATCACCTACCTGATGGCATTGGGCGATTTCACTCACATCGTGGTGGGCTCGGCGGAAGTCTCGTACCTGGTGTTTGCCGGCGAACTATCGTGGCATGACTTCTGGCTGGTGTTTGCCGGCCCGACCCTGGCCGGCAATATCATCGGCGGCAGCTTTATCTTTGCGTTGATCAGCCATGCGCAGATTCGCAGCGAGGGCAGTTTGCCGGGCAAGAAGGCTGCGGATCCGAGGCATCCGCAGCAGGTCAGCAAAGATCAGTGA